The window CCCCCCAGCAGTTCACCGAATATCTGGCGTCGAAGGGTTCGTCGGCGGCGGCGGTGAAGCAGCAGATCCGCGGCGAATATGCCTGGGACCGCCTGCTCGCGCGCAACATCCAGTCGACGACCAATGTGTCGACCGAAGAGGTCGAGGCCGTCGTCAAGCGGATGACCGATGCCAAGGGGCAGGACGAGTTCCACCTGGCCGAAATCTATCTGACCGCGACCCCCGAAACGATCCAGTCGGTCGCCGAAAACGCCCAGAAGATCGTCCAGGCGCTGCAATCGGGCGGCAGCTTCGCCGCCTATGCGCGCCAGTTTTCCGAAGCGTCGACCGCGGTGGTCGGCGGCGACCTCGGCTGGGTGAAGGGCGGGCAGTTGCCCGACTCGATGGCCGACGCGGCACGCCAGATGCAGCCGGGCCAGCTGGTCGGGCCGATCGAGGTTCCGGGCGGCGTGTCGATCATGCTGATGGTCGACCGGCGTCAGGTGCTGACCGCCGATCCGCGTGACGCGGTGCTCAGCCTCAAGCAGATTTCGCTCGACTTCCCGGCGGGTACGACCCCTGCCAGGGGCGCCGAGCTCGCCGGACAGTTCGCCGAAGCGACGCGCGGGATCGCCGGTTGCGGCGGCGCCGACGCCGTGGCCCAGAGCCTGGGCGCGCAGGTCGTCGCACGCGACGGCATCGCGATGCGCCAGTTGCCTGCCCCGCTGCAGGCGACGCTGATCGACCTGCAGGTCGGCCAGACGACCCAACCCTTCGGCGCCGCCAACGAGGGCGTCAGCGTCCTCGTGCTGTGTGGCCGCGAATTGCCGAACACGGCGACCGCGCCCAACCTCGAGGAAATCGAAGGCCGGCTGCTTGAGGAAAAGGTCAACAAGCGCGCCCAGCGCTATCTGCGCGACATGCGCCGGGACGCGGTGATCGACTTCAGCTGATGTCCGATTCCGCAAACCCGCGTCCGATCGCGGTCACCCTCGGTGACCCGGCCGGCGTCGGGCCCGAAGTCGCCGCCCGCGCCTGGGCGGTTCGCAAGGATCATGACCTGCCGCCCTTCGTGGCGATCGGCGATATCGCGTCGATCGCCGCGGTGTGGGACGGCCCGGTCGAACGCGTCGGCGATATCGCCGAAGCCGAACGGCTGTTCGACGACGCCCTGCCCGTCTGGCACCTCGAGGACAGCGGTCCGGTGGTGCCGGGATCGCCGAGCAAGGCAGGCGCGACCTGTGCTCTGCACGCGCTCGAAACCGGGATCGGGCTGACCCGCGGCCAGGCGACCGGTGCGCTCGTCACCGGGCCGGTGTCGAAGTCGCAGCTCTATGGCATCGGTTATACGCATCCCGGGCAGACCGAATTTATTGCCGAGCGCTGCGGCGTCACCGCGACCAACGCGGTGATGATGCTGGCGGGGCCGCGGCTGCGCGTCGTGCCGCTGACCGTGCATGTCCCGCTGGCCGAAGTGCCCGAGCGGCTGACCAGCGAGTTGATCGTTGCCAAGGGCCGGATCGTCGCGCGGTCGCTGAAGCGCGATTTCGGGATCGAGCGACCGGTGATCGCGGTCGCGGGGCTGAACCCGCATGCGGGCGAGAGCGGCGAGATGGGCGACGAGGAGCTACGAATCATCCGTCCCGCGGTCGAGCAATTGCTGGCCGACGGGATCGCGATCGAGGGGCCGCTCGCCGCCGACAGCCTGTTCGCGCCGCACGTCCGCACGCGCTACGATGCGTTGCTCTGCTGCTATCACGACCAGGCGCTGGCGCCGTTCAAGGCGCTGCATTTCGATGACGGCGTCAATCTGACGCTCGGGCTGCCGATCGTCCGCACGTCGGCCGACCACGGCACGGCGTTCAACATCGCGGGCACCGGCAGCGCCGATCCGGGCCCGACGATCGCGGCGATCCGCATGGCGGCCGCGCTGACCGCGATGCGCGAACGCAATTGCGCCCCCGCGGCGTGACCGGGCGGCCCCTCCCCAGCCTGCCGCCGCTGCGCGAGACGGTGCGCGCGCACGGGCTGCAGGCGAGCAAGGCGCTGGGGCAGAATTTCCTGTTCGACGAACAATTGCTCGACCGGATCGCGGCGCTGCCGGGCGATCTGGACGGCGCGCGCGTGTTCGAGGTCGGGCCGGGCCCCGGCGGGCTGACGCGCGCGCTGCTGCGCGCGGGCGCGCAGGTGATCGCGGTCGAGCGCGACGACCGCTGCCTGCCGCTGCTCGGCGAACTCAGCGAGGCGTTCGGCGGCGCGCTGACGGTGATCGCCGACGACGCGATGGCGATCGACGCCGATGCGCTCGCCGGCGGGCCGTATCATATCGTCGCCAACCTGCCCTATAATGTCGGCACCGCCTTGTTCACGCGCTGGCTGGAGCCCGCGGCATGGCCGCCCCGGTGGCTGTCGCTGACGCTGATGTTCCAGCAGGAGGTCGCCGAACGCATCGTCGCCAAGGTCGATACCTCGGCTTACGGCCGGCTCGCGGTGCTGGCGCAGTGGCGATCGACCCCGCGCATCGCGATGAAGGTCCACCGCTCGGCCTTCACCCCGCCGCCCAAGGTGATGTCGGCGATCGTCCATGTCGTGCCGGCCGAGCAGCCCGAAGGGGTCAAGCCGAAGCTGTTGTCGCAGTTGACCGCGCAGGGGTTCGGTCAGCGGCGCAAGATGCTGCGCCAGAGCCTCAAGGGCATGCCGGGCGCGATCGAGGCGCTCGAGGTGTGCGGGATCGAAGCGACGCGGCGCGCCGAGACGGTGAGCGTCGCGGAGTGGGTCGAACTGGCGCGGGTGCTCAGCCGCTAAATCAATTCTGGCTGGTCGTGACCACCGTCTTGGGGATCAGCGCTTCGGCCGCGACCACGCGCTTCTCGGCGCTGGCGCCGATCGTCTTTTCGAGCGCGGCGACCTGCGGGCATTTTTCGGCGCAGAGGCGCTTGGCCTCGGCGAGCTTTTCGCGCGCGAGTTCGAGCGCGCCCTTGTCGGCGAGCGCTTCGCCCTGGCCGGTCAGCGCGACGATGTCGGTGGGTTCGAGGAGCAAAGCCTCGCGATAGAGGCCGATCGCCTTGCCCGGCAAGCCCTGCGCGCGCGCGACCTGCGCCAG is drawn from Sphingopyxis sp. OPL5 and contains these coding sequences:
- a CDS encoding tetratricopeptide repeat protein, which encodes MRISFLALGAGLVLASLPTASDAQRADNDILPVSIGLQEQGVKAQHAGDLVAATDFYESALAADPRNRSAIIALAQVARAQGLPGKAIGLYREALLLEPTDIVALTGQGEALADKGALELAREKLAEAKRLCAEKCPQVAALEKTIGASAEKRVVAAEALIPKTVVTTSQN
- a CDS encoding peptidylprolyl isomerase; translated protein: MTKISTLIGLSAVVSLCVSPVLAQTVPDSDVPTTSLSIPGNVQIFGDAKGNVYRPSATVNGEIITATDIEQRMGLIRVANNNIELPPEEEQRLRQQVFSNLIDEKLQIQEARAAKIDIDENLINEQFARLAARYKQTPQQFTEYLASKGSSAAAVKQQIRGEYAWDRLLARNIQSTTNVSTEEVEAVVKRMTDAKGQDEFHLAEIYLTATPETIQSVAENAQKIVQALQSGGSFAAYARQFSEASTAVVGGDLGWVKGGQLPDSMADAARQMQPGQLVGPIEVPGGVSIMLMVDRRQVLTADPRDAVLSLKQISLDFPAGTTPARGAELAGQFAEATRGIAGCGGADAVAQSLGAQVVARDGIAMRQLPAPLQATLIDLQVGQTTQPFGAANEGVSVLVLCGRELPNTATAPNLEEIEGRLLEEKVNKRAQRYLRDMRRDAVIDFS
- the pdxA gene encoding 4-hydroxythreonine-4-phosphate dehydrogenase PdxA; its protein translation is MSDSANPRPIAVTLGDPAGVGPEVAARAWAVRKDHDLPPFVAIGDIASIAAVWDGPVERVGDIAEAERLFDDALPVWHLEDSGPVVPGSPSKAGATCALHALETGIGLTRGQATGALVTGPVSKSQLYGIGYTHPGQTEFIAERCGVTATNAVMMLAGPRLRVVPLTVHVPLAEVPERLTSELIVAKGRIVARSLKRDFGIERPVIAVAGLNPHAGESGEMGDEELRIIRPAVEQLLADGIAIEGPLAADSLFAPHVRTRYDALLCCYHDQALAPFKALHFDDGVNLTLGLPIVRTSADHGTAFNIAGTGSADPGPTIAAIRMAAALTAMRERNCAPAA
- the rsmA gene encoding 16S rRNA (adenine(1518)-N(6)/adenine(1519)-N(6))-dimethyltransferase RsmA, translated to MTGRPLPSLPPLRETVRAHGLQASKALGQNFLFDEQLLDRIAALPGDLDGARVFEVGPGPGGLTRALLRAGAQVIAVERDDRCLPLLGELSEAFGGALTVIADDAMAIDADALAGGPYHIVANLPYNVGTALFTRWLEPAAWPPRWLSLTLMFQQEVAERIVAKVDTSAYGRLAVLAQWRSTPRIAMKVHRSAFTPPPKVMSAIVHVVPAEQPEGVKPKLLSQLTAQGFGQRRKMLRQSLKGMPGAIEALEVCGIEATRRAETVSVAEWVELARVLSR